The following are encoded in a window of Coriobacteriia bacterium genomic DNA:
- the rpmE gene encoding 50S ribosomal protein L31: protein MKQDIHPNYEATTVVCSCGNRFETRSTAGGELHLELCNACHPFFTGQQKFVDTGGRVQRFSDKFGSAANAVLEKEAAEKDARRKAAEEAAMAAKKEREAKDAAKAAKAAEYEVKSAKGAAKATDVDEVVDEAAEEIVAETTEVVADAPADSGEEAAE from the coding sequence GTGAAGCAAGACATTCACCCGAACTACGAGGCGACCACGGTCGTCTGCTCATGCGGGAACCGGTTCGAGACCCGCTCGACCGCCGGCGGCGAGTTGCACCTTGAGCTGTGCAACGCTTGTCACCCGTTCTTCACCGGTCAGCAGAAGTTCGTCGATACCGGTGGACGTGTCCAGCGCTTCAGCGACAAGTTCGGCTCTGCGGCCAATGCCGTGCTTGAGAAGGAAGCCGCTGAGAAGGACGCCCGTCGCAAGGCCGCTGAAGAGGCCGCGATGGCCGCCAAGAAGGAGCGCGAGGCCAAGGATGCCGCCAAGGCCGCCAAGGCTGCCGAGTACGAGGTCAAGTCCGCCAAGGGCGCTGCCAAGGCCACTGACGTCGACGAGGTTGTCGATGAGGCGGCCGAGGAGATCGTCGCCGAGACCACCGAGGTGGTAGCTGACGCGCCGGCCGACTCCGGCGAGGAAGCCGCCGAGTAG